CTGGGACCCCGACGGGGTCGACAGCTGCTCGACACCTTGTCCCGCTATCCTCCCGCCGGAACCGGGATCCGGCCTACGTCCGGGGCCACGAGGTCGAGGAGCGAGCTGTGCGTACGACGGCGTCTGCCGAAGCGGGAGAACTGGAACGGCATCTGGGCGTGTTGGACGCCGTGGTGATCGGGCTCGGTTCGATGATCGGTGCGGGGATCTTCGCCGCGCTCGCCCCGGCCGCCCGCGCGGCCGGCTCCGGACTGCTGCTGGGCCTGGCACTGGCCGCCGTCGTGGCCTACTGCAACGCCACCTCCTCCGCACGCCTGGCCGCGCGCTACCCGCAGTCCGGCGGCACCTACGTCTACGGCCGCGAGCGCCTGGGCGACTTCTGGGGCTACCTGGCGGGGTGGGGCTTCGTCGTCGGCAAGACCGCCTCCTGTGCGGCGATGGCCCTGACCGTGGGCACGTACGTGTGGCCGGGCCATGCCCACGCCGTCGCGGTCGCCGCCGTGGTCGCGCTGACCGCGGTCGACTACGTCGGCGTGCAGAAATCCGCGTGGCTGACCCGCGGGATCGTCGCGGTCGTCCTGGCGCTGCTCGCGGCAGTGGTCGCTGCCTGTCTGACCGGCGGCACGGCGCAGGCGGCGCGACCGGATGTCGGGGGGACCGCCACCTTCGGTGGTGTGCTCCAGGCGGCCGGGCTGCTGTTCTTCGCGTTCGCCGGCTACGCCCGCATCGCCACCCTCGGCGAGGAGGTCCGCGACCCGAAGCGGACCATCCCCCGCGCGATCCCCCTCGCGCTCGGCATCACGCTGGTCGTCTACGCAGCCGTGGCCTTCGCCGTGCTCGCGGTGCTCGGGCCGGACCGCCTCGCCCGCACGGCGGCCCCGCTCGCCGAGGCCGTACGGGCCGCCGGTGTCCCCGGACTGGCACCGGTGGTACGCGTCGGGGCAGCCGTGGCCGCAACCGGGTCGCTGCTGGCGCTGATCCTGGGGGTCTCACGCACCACCCTGGCCATGGCCCGCGACCGGCACCTGCCGCACGCGCTCGCCGCCGTCCACCCGAGGTTTCGGGTGCCGCACCGCGCCGAACTCGCGGTCGGCACGGTCGTCGCCGTGCTGGCCGCCACCACCGACGTGCGCGGCGCGATCGGGTTCTCCTCCTTCGGTGTGCTGGCCTACTACGCCGTTGCCAACGCCTCCGCCTGGACGCTCACGCCCGTCGAGGGCCGCCCCGCGCGGATCGTGCCCATCGTGGGCGCCACCGGCTGCCTGGTCCTGGCCTTCGCCCTGCCCTTGGCGTCGGTGGTGTGGGGAGCCGGCGTGATGGTGGCCGGCGCCGTCGCCTACGCCCTGCGCAGGGCCGCCACGCGCACCTGACGGGCGGCTGCGGGCGCGGCTGCTCCACCGCGGTCAGCAGCCCGCGGACCGGCTCGGCGTGGGCCGGCCGGTCCTCGTCCGGACGGAGCATCCGGCCCGACCGGCCCTGGTGGGGCCGGGCGACAAGCGAAAGCATGGGACACGGCCGCCGGCACGCGCACGGCGGCGGCACACCAGCAGGAACGGAGGCGCCATGCCTGCGCATGCCGCCCATGGCGGCGACAGTCCGTCGCATGCCGGTGCCGACGAGGTCGGCCGTCGGTTGGCCATCCGCCGCACCGAGGCCGGCCTGTCCACCGACCAGGTTGCGTCCCGCAGCGGCCTGCCGCGTGACCTGGTCGAACATCTGGAGGCCGGCCGCGACATCCTCGACCCGTTGCTGCTGGCGCCGCTGGCCGCAGCGCTCGGTATGCGGGTCAGCGACCTTCTCAGACCCACCCGGCCTCCCGATGCCGGCGAGCCGGTGGTGCTTGAGCCGTGGGAGTGCTGGGCAAAGATCGCGCCCCGCGGTCTCGGCCGGGTGGCCGTCGCCCGTCCGGACGGGCTCCGCGTTCTTCCCGTCAACTACCGCGTGCTGGACGGCTCCATTCTCTACCGGACGGCGCAGGGCAGCCCGCTTGCGGACGCTGTGGGCCGGAACGTCGTCTTCGAGGCGGACTGGGCGGACAAGGCGTCGGCCACGGGGTGGAGCGTCGTCATCGCGGGCGGGGCCAGGGCGGTGACCGATCCCGAGGCACTCACCTGGCTCGCCGAGCATGCCGACCCACGGCCCATGGCCGGCGGCCCGCGCGAGACCTGGGTCCGGATCAGCCCGCAGCAGGTGACGGGACGCCGGGTGGGCCCGGCGGGACGGGAGCACGGCTGACCGTTCCGGGCATGTCCGCGCATCGGTCCAGGTGGTCGTGAAGGGCAGGAGCAGACTGTGAACGAGCCGATCGTCGTGGGTTTCGACGGGTCACCCGAGAGCCACGCCGCCATGGGCTGGGCCGCCCGTGAAGCGTTGCGCACCGGCCGCCGACTGGAGCTGGTACGGGCATGGCCCTGGCCGGAGTCGCACGTGCTCGGCCGGGAGGACGCACTGCGTTGGAGCCGCGCCGAACTGGCGCAGCAGGAGGCTGCCGTACGGGCCCGGCACGAGGGTCTGGCCACCACCTCCCGCCAGGTCACGGACCACCCCGCGACAGTCCTCGCGGCAGCCGGCCAGGGAGCCGCGATGCTCGTCCTGGGCTCCCGGGGGCTCAGCACCCTCCAGGGTTTCCTGATCGGCTCGGTGAGCCACGAAGTGCTGGCCCGGGCTGCCTGCCCGGTCGTACTCGTCCGCCCCCGTCCGACGCATCCGCAGGCACGGGCCGGGACGCGGAAGGCGGCGGGGGCACGGGTGTCATGCTCTGGCTGGACCTGCGTCGCCCGTGCGACGCAGTCGTCGAGTTCGCGTTCGAGGCGGCCGCCTCCCGGAGCGCCCCACTGTCCGTGCGCCATGCCTGGGACGTCCCCGGAGGACGCGAATACCTGGGCTTCGTGTCGGCCGGCCCCCTGGAGGATGCGGCGGCCGCAGAAGCACGGCGCAACCTCGACGCCACACTCCGACGCTGGCGTGGTCTCTACCCCGAGGTCGACACAGTTGTCGGCACGGTACGCGGTTCGGCCGCCCGTGCCCTCGTCACAGCCGCCGCCGGAGCGGACCTTCTCGTCCTCGGCCGGCACATCCGGCGGTCGAGCCTCGGGGCCCACGTCGGACCGGTGACCCACGCAGCCGTGCACCACGTGGCCTGCCCCGTGGCGGTGGTGCCGTATCGCTGACACCCAGGGGCGGGGCCGCACGATGACCGGGCGCCCTGCCCGCGGCGCCAGTGTCCGGTGAAGGCTCGGTCCCGACGGTGCTGCTCCTCGGCCCGACGGTCATCCCGACGGTCATCGATCACCTTGTGCAGCCCGTCCCGTCCCAGGTACTCGCGTCGAACCGTACGCCTTCACCGGCCTCCACGAGGGCGGTGACCCGCCCACCGGGCGGCTTGACCACGAGGGCACCGCGCACCGCATGCCTGTGCCGAGGATGCGCGCCGGGTGCCCGTCACCGGGAGGTGCCGTGGGCGGCGGGCCGACGACCGCCGCACCCGGTGTCACCGCAGGACTCCTTCGATGCCGCGGTGCGGGCGTCGCAGGTTTCGTTCGGTCGTCGAGGGATCCCGGCGGGGTGTGCGGATGCGGACGGGGCTCAGTCGGCGAGGATCCGTTCCCACAACAGCGAGTCGCACCAGTGCCCGTCGAGGAGGATCGTGGAGTGCGCGACGCCGTACGGGCTGAACCCGTTGCGGCGCAGCACCCGCTGCGACGGCAGGTTCTCCAGGTTGGTGGACGCCTCCGCACGGTGCAGCCCGAGTTCGTCCGTCATGACCCGCAGTGCGAGCTCGACGGCGCGCCGGGCGTGCCCTTGGTTCTGGGCGACGCTGCCGATCCAGTAGCCGAGGGAGCCGCGGCGCAGGTGTGCCTGCGGGAGGATTCCGCTGATGGTGACCTGCCCGATCACCTGATC
The Kitasatospora paranensis genome window above contains:
- a CDS encoding universal stress protein; protein product: MLWLDLRRPCDAVVEFAFEAAASRSAPLSVRHAWDVPGGREYLGFVSAGPLEDAAAAEARRNLDATLRRWRGLYPEVDTVVGTVRGSAARALVTAAAGADLLVLGRHIRRSSLGAHVGPVTHAAVHHVACPVAVVPYR
- a CDS encoding GNAT family protein — translated: MGTGRAGRVPHPQGQAERIDRLLAGHRAGTVWPGVVLADDQVIGQVTISGILPQAHLRRGSLGYWIGSVAQNQGHARRAVELALRVMTDELGLHRAEASTNLENLPSQRVLRRNGFSPYGVAHSTILLDGHWCDSLLWERILAD
- a CDS encoding pyridoxamine 5'-phosphate oxidase family protein, with protein sequence MPAHAAHGGDSPSHAGADEVGRRLAIRRTEAGLSTDQVASRSGLPRDLVEHLEAGRDILDPLLLAPLAAALGMRVSDLLRPTRPPDAGEPVVLEPWECWAKIAPRGLGRVAVARPDGLRVLPVNYRVLDGSILYRTAQGSPLADAVGRNVVFEADWADKASATGWSVVIAGGARAVTDPEALTWLAEHADPRPMAGGPRETWVRISPQQVTGRRVGPAGREHG
- a CDS encoding APC family permease, with amino-acid sequence MRTTASAEAGELERHLGVLDAVVIGLGSMIGAGIFAALAPAARAAGSGLLLGLALAAVVAYCNATSSARLAARYPQSGGTYVYGRERLGDFWGYLAGWGFVVGKTASCAAMALTVGTYVWPGHAHAVAVAAVVALTAVDYVGVQKSAWLTRGIVAVVLALLAAVVAACLTGGTAQAARPDVGGTATFGGVLQAAGLLFFAFAGYARIATLGEEVRDPKRTIPRAIPLALGITLVVYAAVAFAVLAVLGPDRLARTAAPLAEAVRAAGVPGLAPVVRVGAAVAATGSLLALILGVSRTTLAMARDRHLPHALAAVHPRFRVPHRAELAVGTVVAVLAATTDVRGAIGFSSFGVLAYYAVANASAWTLTPVEGRPARIVPIVGATGCLVLAFALPLASVVWGAGVMVAGAVAYALRRAATRT